The Mycolicibacterium mageritense genome contains a region encoding:
- a CDS encoding isopenicillin N synthase family dioxygenase: MTQPEVIVDRVVLQDGFVPVIDISSARSGDPRQRRAVADAIGRCCETSGFLLLVGHGVPDQVIDDVNRALRGFFALPQAIKEQVGAQPGDPLARGFSSAGNLAATNAGADVEAEHRAPDRVEKFVHFPLGNPEGVDGPGWTDERVFVAERWPELPGFRVAYQRYYAEMEGLATELSRLFALALGLREDWFEALIDRHNSNLMANYYPADDRPAGDIRLSQHSDWGNLTILLQDESQRGLQVRDDRGRWLDVPVVPGSFVINIGDLLARWTNDRWVSTVHRVVSTGAGRERFSLPFFHQPNYDAVIECIPTCATPDHPARYEPVVSGPYLLDKFKLAYAL; encoded by the coding sequence GTGACCCAACCAGAAGTGATAGTCGACCGAGTCGTCCTGCAAGACGGCTTCGTTCCGGTGATAGACATCAGCAGCGCCCGCAGTGGCGACCCGAGGCAACGCCGGGCAGTGGCCGACGCGATCGGCCGGTGCTGCGAAACCAGTGGTTTCCTGCTGCTGGTCGGCCACGGCGTGCCCGATCAGGTGATCGACGACGTCAACCGTGCGCTGCGTGGATTCTTCGCCCTGCCCCAGGCGATCAAGGAGCAGGTCGGGGCGCAGCCCGGCGATCCACTGGCCCGCGGGTTCAGTAGCGCAGGCAACCTCGCGGCGACCAATGCCGGCGCGGATGTCGAAGCCGAGCACCGGGCGCCTGACCGGGTCGAGAAGTTCGTGCACTTCCCGCTCGGAAATCCGGAGGGCGTCGACGGCCCCGGGTGGACCGACGAACGGGTGTTCGTCGCCGAGCGGTGGCCCGAGTTACCCGGATTCCGCGTTGCCTATCAACGGTATTACGCCGAGATGGAAGGCCTTGCCACCGAGCTGTCCCGGTTGTTCGCGCTCGCACTGGGCCTGCGCGAGGACTGGTTCGAGGCGTTGATCGACCGGCACAACTCCAACCTGATGGCCAACTATTACCCCGCAGACGACCGGCCGGCCGGCGACATCCGGCTGAGCCAGCACAGCGACTGGGGCAACCTCACGATCCTGCTGCAGGACGAATCTCAGCGCGGGCTGCAGGTTCGCGACGACCGCGGCAGATGGCTCGATGTGCCGGTGGTCCCGGGATCGTTCGTCATCAACATCGGTGACCTGCTGGCCCGGTGGACCAATGACAGGTGGGTGAGCACCGTGCACCGCGTGGTGAGCACGGGAGCCGGCCGCGAACGGTTCAGTCTCCCGTTCTTCCACCAACCGAACTACGACGCGGTGATCGAGTGCATCCCCACCTGCGCGACACCGGACCATCCGGCCCGTTACGAGCCGGTGGTGTCGGGTCCGTACCTGCTCGACAAGTTCAAGCTCGCCTACGCGCTCTGA
- a CDS encoding NUDIX domain-containing protein: MGVIRQLQSREVYRNNWLTLREDDIRRPDGTEGVYAVIDKPTYALVIARDGDRFHLVEQFRYPLGLRRWEFPQGTAPDRLDLEPEALAHRELREETGLRASSMQRLGQLDVAAGMSSQRGWVFLATGLSEGEHERELEEQDMHSAWFERAELERMIWDGEITDAQSIAAWALLLLNERPPG; encoded by the coding sequence ATGGGCGTGATCCGGCAATTGCAGTCACGTGAGGTCTATCGCAACAATTGGTTGACGTTACGTGAGGACGACATCCGCCGACCAGACGGCACCGAAGGCGTGTACGCCGTCATCGACAAGCCGACGTATGCGCTGGTCATCGCGCGTGACGGGGACCGGTTTCACCTCGTCGAGCAGTTCAGGTATCCCCTCGGCCTGCGCCGGTGGGAGTTTCCGCAGGGCACCGCACCGGATCGGCTCGACCTCGAGCCGGAAGCGCTCGCGCACCGGGAACTGCGCGAGGAGACGGGGCTGCGCGCGTCCTCAATGCAGCGGCTCGGGCAGCTCGACGTCGCGGCGGGCATGAGCAGTCAGCGCGGCTGGGTTTTTCTGGCAACAGGGCTCAGCGAAGGTGAGCACGAGCGTGAACTCGAGGAACAGGACATGCACAGCGCGTGGTTCGAGCGTGCCGAGCTGGAACGTATGATCTGGGACGGCGAGATCACCGACGCCCAGTCGATCGCGGCGTGGGCGTTGCTCCTGCTCAACGAGCGTCCGCCCGGTTAA
- a CDS encoding PucR family transcriptional regulator, whose amino-acid sequence MPTTGVSLGQLLLALDATLVRLVQAPRGLDLPVASAALIDSDDVRLGLAPSAGSADLFFLLGVSEADARTWVDQQTARRAPTAIFIKEPSAAVVARAVDAGTAVVAVDPRARWERLYRLVNHVFEHHGDRAEHDSGTDLFGLAQSIADRTHGMVSIEDAQSHVLAYSASNDEADDLRRLSILGRAGPSEHLAWIAQWGIFDALRAKPDVVRVAERPELGLRPRLAIGIFQPSGDERRAPAFAGTIWVQQGSRPLAEDSDDVLRGAAVLAARIMARLAATPTTHAVRVQELLGLRTDGEPLDVEAVARDLGVDPEGRAAVIGFDGTQQGSRLADVLALSASAFRSDAQLASFRSRVYVLFPSTGKPAAVTSWIRGTVAALRAELGMELHAVIAAPVAGLAGAAAARLEVDRVLDSAERHPGALGAVTSLAEARTTVLLDEIVTAIASDERLIDPRVRTLRADEPVLADTLRAYLDSFGDVATAAQWLHVHPNTVRYRVRRIEQLLGATLADTDVRLLLSLSLRATQP is encoded by the coding sequence ATGCCGACTACCGGTGTCAGCCTCGGCCAACTGCTGTTGGCGCTGGATGCCACGCTGGTCCGGCTCGTGCAGGCGCCGCGTGGCCTCGATCTGCCGGTGGCGTCGGCGGCCCTGATCGACTCCGATGACGTACGCCTGGGCCTGGCCCCGTCGGCCGGGTCGGCCGATCTGTTCTTCCTACTGGGTGTCTCCGAAGCCGACGCCCGCACATGGGTCGATCAGCAGACCGCGCGGCGAGCGCCGACGGCGATCTTCATCAAGGAACCGTCGGCCGCTGTGGTCGCCCGCGCGGTCGATGCGGGCACCGCCGTGGTGGCCGTCGATCCCCGCGCCCGCTGGGAACGCCTGTACCGCCTGGTCAACCACGTTTTTGAACACCACGGGGACCGGGCCGAGCACGATTCGGGCACCGACCTGTTCGGCCTGGCGCAATCGATCGCCGACCGCACCCACGGCATGGTCAGCATCGAGGACGCCCAGTCACACGTGCTGGCGTACTCGGCCTCCAACGACGAGGCCGATGATCTGCGCAGGCTGTCCATCCTGGGACGGGCCGGCCCGTCCGAACACCTGGCGTGGATCGCCCAGTGGGGCATCTTCGACGCATTGCGGGCGAAACCCGACGTGGTGCGGGTCGCCGAGCGCCCCGAGCTGGGCCTGCGGCCCCGGCTGGCCATCGGCATCTTTCAGCCGTCGGGCGACGAGCGCCGGGCCCCGGCCTTCGCGGGCACCATCTGGGTGCAGCAGGGCAGCCGGCCGCTGGCCGAGGATTCCGACGACGTGCTGCGGGGCGCCGCGGTGCTGGCCGCGCGCATCATGGCGCGGTTGGCCGCGACACCGACGACGCACGCGGTCCGCGTGCAGGAGCTACTGGGCCTGCGCACCGATGGCGAGCCGCTCGACGTCGAGGCCGTCGCACGCGACCTCGGTGTCGACCCCGAGGGCCGTGCGGCTGTCATCGGGTTCGACGGCACGCAGCAAGGATCGCGGCTGGCCGATGTACTGGCGTTGAGCGCCAGCGCTTTTCGCAGCGACGCGCAGCTCGCGTCCTTCCGCTCCCGGGTCTACGTGCTGTTCCCGAGCACGGGCAAGCCGGCCGCGGTGACGTCGTGGATCCGCGGTACCGTCGCGGCGCTACGCGCCGAGCTGGGTATGGAGTTGCACGCCGTGATCGCGGCACCGGTGGCCGGGCTGGCCGGCGCGGCCGCTGCGCGGCTGGAGGTGGACCGCGTGCTGGACAGCGCCGAGCGCCACCCCGGCGCGCTCGGGGCCGTCACCTCGTTGGCAGAGGCGCGCACCACTGTGCTGCTGGACGAGATCGTCACCGCGATCGCGTCCGACGAGCGGCTGATCGACCCGCGGGTACGTACGCTGCGGGCCGACGAACCGGTGCTCGCCGACACGCTGCGGGCCTATCTGGACAGCTTCGGGGATGTCGCCACGGCCGCGCAGTGGCTGCACGTCCATCCCAATACCGTGCGCTACCGCGTGCGCAGGATCGAGCAGCTGCTGGGCGCCACGCTGGCCGATACCGATGTGCGGCTGCTGCTTTCGCTGAGCCTGCGGGCCACCCAGCCCTGA
- a CDS encoding Rv2253 family sensor-like surface protein: protein MRRPVAVGMLIVAALTAAPTAHAANQVWNGKYSLVRYAAQKTGTSLAARQPEPTFSDVYTFSTDCSSSTCISTVIDGPTPKNPTLPLPPRYTWDGTRWVHIYDWQWDCYMGEGVPKVWAPARSWAYYAPQPDGTLRGTWLTQIAGGPCGGTVQMEVAAFPA from the coding sequence ATGAGGAGGCCCGTAGCGGTCGGCATGTTGATCGTCGCGGCCCTGACCGCCGCGCCGACGGCGCACGCCGCGAACCAGGTGTGGAACGGGAAGTACTCCCTGGTCCGCTACGCGGCCCAGAAGACCGGCACGAGCCTTGCCGCCAGGCAACCCGAGCCCACGTTCAGCGACGTGTACACGTTCTCCACCGATTGTTCTTCGAGCACATGCATTTCCACCGTCATCGACGGTCCCACGCCGAAGAATCCGACGCTGCCGCTGCCACCCCGGTACACGTGGGACGGCACCCGCTGGGTGCACATCTACGACTGGCAGTGGGACTGCTATATGGGAGAAGGAGTTCCGAAGGTGTGGGCACCGGCGCGGTCATGGGCGTACTACGCGCCACAGCCCGACGGAACCCTGCGGGGCACCTGGCTCACCCAGATCGCCGGTGGCCCGTGTGGTGGCACCGTTCAGATGGAGGTGGCGGCGTTTCCCGCGTGA
- a CDS encoding acyl-CoA dehydrogenase family protein — MTRSDIAATIAPAGNLRPLEMFGIDTLLDDDERDIAATVRRFVDTRLRPNLAEWFEKGELPGRELAKEFGELGLLGMHLEGYGCAGTNAVSYGLACMELEAGDSGLRSFVSVQGSLSMFSIHRFGSEEQKQEWLPRLASGDAIGCFGLTEADFGSNPGGMRTTARRDGSDWILSGTKMWITNGNLADVATVWAQTEDGIRGFVVPTDTPGFSANVIHRKLSLRASVTSELVLDNVRLPASAQLPEAIGLRGPLSCLNEARFGIVFGALGAARDSLEAAIDYAGAREVFDRPLSSYQLTQEKLANMTLELGKGMLLALQLGRLKDGRGVTPDQISLGKLNNVREALAIAREARTVMGASGITLEYSPLRHANNLESVLTYEGTSEMHMLSIGRALTGQSAFR, encoded by the coding sequence ATGACGCGTTCAGATATTGCGGCGACGATCGCCCCGGCCGGCAACCTGCGGCCACTCGAGATGTTCGGCATCGACACTCTCCTCGATGACGACGAGCGCGATATCGCCGCCACAGTGCGCCGGTTCGTCGACACCCGGCTGCGCCCCAACCTCGCCGAATGGTTCGAGAAGGGTGAACTGCCCGGCCGCGAACTCGCCAAGGAGTTCGGTGAACTCGGGCTACTCGGCATGCACCTTGAGGGCTATGGCTGCGCCGGCACCAACGCGGTGAGCTACGGCCTGGCCTGCATGGAACTCGAGGCGGGCGACAGTGGACTGCGCAGCTTCGTCTCGGTCCAGGGCTCGCTGTCGATGTTCTCGATTCACCGATTCGGCTCCGAAGAACAGAAGCAGGAATGGTTGCCCCGGCTGGCCAGCGGTGACGCGATCGGCTGCTTCGGCCTGACCGAGGCCGACTTCGGCTCCAACCCCGGCGGCATGCGCACCACGGCACGTCGCGACGGCTCGGACTGGATTCTGTCCGGCACCAAGATGTGGATCACCAACGGCAACCTCGCCGACGTGGCGACCGTGTGGGCCCAGACCGAGGACGGCATCCGCGGCTTCGTCGTGCCGACCGACACCCCCGGTTTCAGCGCCAACGTCATCCACCGCAAGCTTTCGCTCCGCGCGTCGGTCACGTCCGAACTTGTCCTCGACAACGTCCGGCTGCCCGCGTCGGCTCAGCTGCCCGAGGCCATCGGCCTGCGCGGTCCGCTGTCGTGCCTCAACGAGGCCCGCTTCGGCATCGTGTTCGGCGCGCTCGGCGCCGCCCGGGACAGCCTCGAGGCCGCGATCGACTACGCCGGTGCGCGTGAGGTTTTCGACCGCCCGCTGTCGAGCTACCAGCTCACGCAGGAGAAGCTCGCCAACATGACGCTGGAACTCGGCAAGGGCATGCTGCTCGCGCTGCAACTCGGCCGGCTCAAGGACGGCAGGGGTGTGACACCCGACCAGATCAGCCTCGGCAAGCTCAACAACGTCCGCGAGGCCCTGGCCATCGCGCGTGAGGCCCGCACCGTGATGGGCGCCAGCGGCATCACCTTGGAGTACTCGCCGCTGCGGCACGCCAACAACCTCGAATCGGTGCTGACCTACGAGGGCACGAGCGAGATGCACATGCTGTCGATCGGCCGCGCGCTGACCGGCCAATCCGCCTTCCGGTAG
- a CDS encoding PucR family transcriptional regulator has product MAMTVRRLIGINDLALSLVAGRVGIDRVISWAHAIELTDPSPWLSGGELVMTTGLHLSESPAEQRDYVQRIVESGSTAIAFDTGVRFREVPPAVVAAGDEFGIPVLAVSPETPFIAISRAVIDEITADQVRLVQKVVQGQENLARVTMRGGIPALVDTLSSALNCTACVLDRSRVVLAESGVGTTELVERVQEQLDKDQKRRRGVSRVLVDDRGTLTIQQVPGADEKQGYLAVASADPLDASDRLLVGHALALLSIELAKPARVIDAEQRLRTGVTEALFEGGLDVDSTLLRYFGFAPDVSVVAAVFTDVGPALPAQHQLAAALDGQPYLMAGNGDGVAVVVHADGADRLLQQVYTRARTGLRRAINAGVGAPASIGNAGLSLQQALSAVRVAEANGHRLVGFEELGTFSLLLSTQPETVLRSIANRSLGVLDDYDRDNGAKLVQSLESFLHHNGHWESAAVELGVHRHTLRGRMARVVELLGRDLDSAHTRSELWIALKARELLAQDLPKR; this is encoded by the coding sequence ATGGCGATGACGGTACGCCGGCTGATCGGCATCAACGACCTGGCGTTGTCCCTGGTGGCCGGCCGCGTCGGGATCGACCGGGTGATCTCGTGGGCCCACGCCATCGAGCTCACCGACCCCAGCCCCTGGCTGTCGGGGGGCGAGCTGGTCATGACGACCGGCCTGCACCTGTCCGAATCCCCCGCCGAGCAACGCGACTACGTGCAGCGCATCGTCGAATCCGGCAGCACCGCAATCGCTTTCGACACCGGAGTGCGGTTCCGCGAGGTGCCCCCGGCGGTGGTCGCCGCGGGCGACGAGTTCGGCATCCCGGTGCTCGCGGTGTCCCCCGAGACCCCGTTCATCGCGATCTCCCGAGCGGTCATCGACGAGATCACGGCCGATCAGGTGCGGCTGGTGCAGAAGGTGGTCCAGGGCCAGGAGAACCTCGCGCGGGTGACCATGCGCGGCGGTATCCCCGCGCTGGTGGACACCTTGAGTTCAGCCCTGAACTGCACGGCATGCGTGCTGGACCGGTCCCGCGTGGTGCTTGCCGAATCCGGGGTGGGCACCACCGAACTGGTCGAACGTGTGCAGGAGCAGCTCGACAAGGACCAGAAGCGGCGCCGCGGGGTGAGCCGGGTGCTGGTCGACGATCGCGGCACCCTCACGATCCAGCAGGTGCCGGGCGCCGACGAGAAGCAGGGTTATCTCGCGGTGGCTTCGGCAGATCCGCTCGACGCGAGCGACCGGCTACTGGTGGGCCACGCATTGGCGTTGCTGTCGATCGAGCTCGCCAAACCGGCGCGGGTGATCGACGCCGAACAACGGCTGCGCACCGGCGTCACCGAGGCACTGTTCGAAGGCGGGCTCGACGTCGACTCGACGCTGTTGCGCTACTTCGGCTTTGCGCCTGACGTGTCAGTCGTGGCCGCGGTGTTCACCGACGTCGGACCCGCACTCCCCGCCCAACATCAACTCGCGGCCGCGCTGGACGGCCAGCCGTACCTGATGGCGGGCAACGGAGACGGTGTCGCCGTCGTCGTGCACGCCGACGGGGCCGACCGGCTGCTGCAGCAGGTGTACACCCGCGCCCGCACCGGCCTGCGTCGCGCCATCAACGCCGGCGTGGGCGCCCCCGCGAGCATCGGCAACGCGGGTCTGAGCCTGCAGCAGGCACTTTCGGCGGTCCGAGTGGCCGAGGCCAACGGGCACCGGCTGGTCGGATTCGAGGAGCTCGGCACGTTCAGCCTGCTGCTCAGCACCCAGCCCGAGACCGTACTGCGGTCGATCGCCAATCGCTCACTCGGCGTACTCGACGACTACGACCGGGACAACGGCGCCAAACTCGTGCAATCGCTGGAGTCGTTCCTGCACCACAATGGGCATTGGGAATCCGCAGCCGTCGAACTCGGGGTGCACCGGCACACCTTGCGGGGACGCATGGCGCGGGTGGTCGAGTTGCTCGGCCGTGACCTCGACTCCGCGCACACCCGCTCAGAGTTGTGGATCGCGCTCAAGGCCAGGGAGCTGCTGGCGCAGGATTTACCGAAACGCTGA
- the pruA gene encoding L-glutamate gamma-semialdehyde dehydrogenase, giving the protein MDAITDVPMPANEPVHNYAPGSGERTRLTAALTDLASTPVDLPHVIGGKHAMGNGARIDVVQPHRHSARLGTLTNAEHSDASAAIEAAMAAKNDWAALPFDERAAVFLRAADLLSGPWREKLAGATMLGQSKTAYQAEIDTPCELIDFWRFNVAFARQIMAQQPISSPGVWNRTDHRPLEGFVYAITPFNFTAIAGNLPTAPALMGNTVVWKPSPTQAFAAYLTMQLLEAAGLPPGVINLVNGDGIAVSDVALADPRLAGIHFTGSTATFQHLWREVGTNIDRYHTYPRLVGETGGKDFVLAHSSANPDVLRTALIRGAFDFQGQKCSAASRAFVPRSVWHQMGDDFLSATDALSYGDVTDFSNYGGAVIDERAFAKNVKAIERAKGAAGVTIAAGGEYDDSEGYFVRPTVLLSDDPTDEAFSTEYFGPILAVHVYPDNDYDRILDVVDTGSRYGLTGAVIADDRAAVLAAQDRLRNAAGNFYVNDKPTGAVVGQQPFGGSRASGTNDKAGSALNLLRWTSARSIKETFVPPTDHNYPHMEA; this is encoded by the coding sequence ATGGATGCCATCACCGACGTGCCGATGCCGGCCAACGAGCCGGTCCACAACTACGCCCCGGGCTCGGGTGAACGCACCCGGCTCACCGCCGCGCTCACCGACCTCGCCAGTACCCCCGTCGACCTGCCGCACGTCATCGGCGGCAAACACGCGATGGGCAACGGCGCCCGCATCGACGTCGTGCAGCCGCACCGGCACTCGGCGCGGCTGGGCACCCTCACCAACGCCGAGCATTCCGACGCGAGCGCCGCGATCGAGGCCGCCATGGCCGCCAAGAACGACTGGGCCGCCCTGCCGTTCGACGAGCGTGCCGCGGTCTTCCTGCGCGCCGCAGACCTGCTGTCCGGACCGTGGCGTGAGAAGCTCGCCGGTGCCACCATGCTGGGCCAGTCCAAGACGGCCTACCAGGCCGAGATCGACACGCCGTGCGAGCTCATCGACTTCTGGCGGTTCAACGTCGCATTCGCCCGGCAGATCATGGCGCAGCAGCCGATCAGCAGCCCCGGTGTGTGGAACCGCACCGACCATCGCCCGCTGGAAGGCTTCGTCTACGCGATCACACCGTTCAACTTCACCGCGATCGCAGGCAACCTGCCGACCGCGCCCGCGCTCATGGGCAACACCGTGGTGTGGAAGCCGTCGCCCACACAGGCCTTCGCGGCGTATCTGACCATGCAGCTGCTGGAAGCCGCGGGCCTGCCGCCTGGCGTGATCAACCTGGTCAACGGTGACGGCATCGCGGTTTCCGATGTGGCCCTTGCCGATCCGCGCCTGGCCGGAATCCACTTCACCGGATCGACCGCGACGTTCCAGCACCTGTGGCGCGAGGTGGGCACCAACATCGACCGCTACCACACCTATCCTCGTCTGGTCGGGGAAACCGGCGGCAAGGACTTCGTGCTGGCACACTCCTCGGCGAACCCGGATGTGTTGCGTACCGCACTGATTCGCGGAGCCTTCGACTTCCAGGGGCAGAAGTGCTCGGCGGCCTCGCGGGCGTTCGTGCCGCGTTCGGTATGGCACCAGATGGGCGACGACTTCCTGTCGGCCACCGATGCGCTGAGCTACGGCGACGTCACCGACTTCTCGAACTACGGCGGCGCTGTGATCGACGAACGGGCGTTCGCCAAGAACGTCAAGGCCATCGAGCGCGCGAAGGGTGCGGCCGGCGTCACCATCGCGGCAGGCGGCGAATACGACGACAGCGAAGGGTATTTCGTGCGGCCCACGGTCCTGCTGTCCGACGATCCGACCGACGAGGCTTTCTCCACGGAGTACTTCGGCCCGATCCTCGCGGTGCATGTCTACCCCGACAACGACTACGACCGCATCCTCGACGTGGTCGACACCGGCTCGCGCTACGGCCTGACCGGGGCCGTGATCGCCGACGACCGCGCCGCGGTGCTCGCCGCGCAGGACCGCCTGCGCAACGCAGCAGGCAACTTCTACGTCAACGACAAGCCGACCGGCGCCGTCGTCGGTCAGCAGCCGTTCGGCGGCTCCCGGGCGTCGGGAACCAACGACAAGGCCGGCTCGGCGTTGAACCTGCTGCGCTGGACCTCGGCCCGCTCCATCAAGGAGACCTTCGTGCCGCCCACCGATCACAACTATCCCCACATGGAGGCCTGA
- a CDS encoding CaiB/BaiF CoA transferase family protein, which yields MTTPGALNGIVVADFSRVLAGPYATMMLADLGAEVIKIERPGSGDDTRSWGPPFDSDGQATYFNAVNRNKRSVVLDLHSPDGVEQAREIVRGADIVVENFRTGTMERMGLGYADLVEHRPDVIYCAITGFGSGQGADLPGYDLLVQAVGGLMSVTGPHPGEPTKVGVALVDVLAGLHAATGILAALQHRNGTGQGQKIEVNLLSTLLSSLVNQASGYLGAGAVPGIMGNRHPSIAPYEVFSTADRPLVLAVGNDKQFRALCKALGAESLADSPDYADNTSRVANREALFTALTERLRTRGSDEWFTVLTAAGVPVGPINDISQAFELAKRLELDAVVDVPGSSAPQVANPIKMSATPVQYRSAPPRLGS from the coding sequence GTGACCACCCCGGGAGCCCTGAACGGGATCGTCGTCGCGGATTTCAGTCGCGTGCTGGCCGGACCGTACGCGACGATGATGCTGGCCGACCTCGGTGCCGAGGTGATCAAGATCGAGCGCCCCGGCAGCGGCGACGACACCCGCAGCTGGGGTCCGCCGTTCGACTCAGACGGGCAGGCCACCTACTTCAATGCCGTCAACCGCAACAAGCGGTCGGTGGTGCTGGATCTGCACAGCCCTGACGGTGTCGAGCAGGCCCGCGAGATCGTGCGCGGCGCCGACATCGTCGTCGAGAACTTCCGCACCGGCACCATGGAGCGGATGGGCCTGGGCTACGCCGATCTGGTCGAGCACCGGCCCGATGTCATCTATTGCGCCATCACGGGTTTCGGCTCCGGCCAGGGCGCCGACCTGCCCGGCTACGACCTGTTGGTGCAGGCCGTCGGCGGCCTGATGAGTGTGACCGGGCCACATCCGGGCGAGCCCACCAAGGTCGGTGTGGCCTTGGTCGACGTGCTCGCCGGGCTGCATGCCGCGACCGGTATTCTCGCTGCGCTGCAACACCGCAACGGCACGGGCCAGGGCCAGAAGATCGAGGTCAACCTGCTGTCGACGCTGCTGTCGTCGTTGGTCAACCAGGCGTCGGGTTACCTGGGCGCCGGTGCGGTGCCGGGCATCATGGGTAACCGGCATCCGAGTATCGCGCCGTACGAAGTGTTTTCGACCGCGGACCGGCCGTTGGTGCTCGCGGTCGGCAATGACAAGCAGTTCCGGGCGTTGTGCAAGGCTCTGGGTGCCGAATCGCTGGCCGACTCACCGGATTACGCCGACAACACGTCGCGCGTGGCCAATCGGGAGGCGCTGTTCACCGCGTTGACCGAGCGCTTGCGGACCCGCGGCAGCGACGAATGGTTCACGGTGCTGACCGCGGCCGGGGTGCCGGTCGGCCCGATCAACGACATCAGCCAGGCGTTCGAGTTGGCCAAGCGGCTCGAGCTGGACGCGGTCGTCGACGTCCCGGGCAGTTCGGCACCACAGGTGGCCAACCCGATCAAGATGTCGGCCACACCGGTGCAATACCGCAGCGCGCCACCGAGATTGGGATCGTGA
- a CDS encoding proline dehydrogenase family protein: MGLFDRVARPVILGAARSTRLRRTAERIPVTRKVVERFVAGETIPEAVDSVAALRASGRLVTIDYLGEDTTRVEDAEQTVKAYLALLDLLGQRGEEATTVRPLEVSLKLSALGQALPRDGEKIALENAHTICTKAREVGAWVTVDAEDHTTTDSTLSIVRDLRTEFDWLGTVLQAYLHRTEADCREFAAAGARIRLCKGAYDEPASVAYRDADEVTASYLRCLRVLMAGSGYPMVASHDPVIIDAVPGLAREFDRDTDGFEYQMLYGIRDAEQRRLADAGNHVRVYVPFGNEWYGYFVRRLAERPANFGFFLRALAERG; this comes from the coding sequence ATGGGGCTCTTCGACAGGGTCGCGCGCCCCGTGATCCTCGGCGCCGCCCGTTCAACGCGGCTGCGCCGGACTGCCGAGCGGATCCCGGTGACCCGCAAGGTCGTGGAACGGTTCGTCGCAGGCGAGACCATTCCCGAGGCAGTGGATTCGGTTGCCGCACTGCGTGCCTCGGGGCGGCTCGTCACCATCGACTACCTCGGTGAGGACACCACCCGCGTCGAGGATGCCGAACAGACCGTAAAGGCCTACCTGGCGCTGCTCGACCTGCTGGGACAGCGTGGCGAAGAAGCCACCACGGTGCGACCGCTGGAGGTTTCGCTCAAGCTGTCCGCGCTCGGCCAGGCGCTGCCGCGCGACGGCGAGAAGATCGCGCTCGAGAACGCGCACACGATCTGCACCAAGGCCCGCGAGGTCGGCGCGTGGGTGACCGTCGACGCCGAGGATCACACCACCACCGATTCGACCCTGTCGATCGTCCGCGACCTGCGCACCGAGTTCGATTGGCTGGGCACGGTTCTGCAGGCCTACCTGCACCGCACCGAGGCCGACTGCCGCGAGTTCGCGGCGGCCGGCGCCCGGATCCGGTTGTGCAAGGGCGCGTACGACGAGCCCGCGTCCGTGGCCTACCGCGACGCCGACGAGGTCACCGCGTCCTACCTGCGGTGCCTGCGGGTGCTGATGGCGGGATCGGGCTATCCGATGGTGGCCTCGCACGATCCGGTCATCATCGATGCCGTGCCGGGCCTGGCACGTGAATTCGACCGTGATACCGACGGATTCGAGTACCAGATGCTGTACGGCATCCGCGATGCCGAGCAGCGGCGGCTGGCCGACGCGGGCAACCACGTCCGGGTCTACGTGCCGTTCGGCAACGAGTGGTACGGCTACTTCGTGCGCAGGCTCGCCGAACGCCCGGCCAACTTCGGGTTCTTCCTGCGCGCCCTGGCCGAGCGCGGCTGA